A single Pan troglodytes isolate AG18354 chromosome X, NHGRI_mPanTro3-v2.0_pri, whole genome shotgun sequence DNA region contains:
- the LOC129138618 gene encoding putative uncharacterized protein FLJ44672 has protein sequence MAYLGPYPTSRQSPQMSLLPHNSLHRHSSIVTMASLDPAPASQPSLQALNFLKSTSPGPAHASLQPLQAQLLHLGGPSRPTLYLPSASTVPTSASQQILHAQHLPHCGPPKPSSQPFSSFYTPSSCHPVASLGQAHASQGPFQAQLLSHGNLPWPDSCLSPSSLDRPRSCLTLASLHPAYASWWPLQAQLLSQDVISGPKTYSSQTL, from the coding sequence atggcctatttaggcccataccctacatcacggcagtctccgcagatgagcctactgcctcacaacagcctccacaggcacagctccatcgttacaatggcctctttagacccagctcctgcctcccagccttctctccaggccctgaacTTTCTCAAGTCGacctcaccaggcccagctcatgCTTCtttgcagcctctccaggcccagctcctgcatcTTGGTGGCCCCTCCAGGCCCACCCTCTACCTCCCGTCAGCCTCTACAGTCCCAACATCTGCCTCACAGCAGATTCTTCATGCCCAGCATCTGCCTCACTGTGGACCCCCCAAGCCAAGCTCCCAACCTTTCAGCAGCTTCTACACACCCAGCTCCTGCCACCCAGTGGCCTCTTTAGGCCAAGCTCATGCTTCACAAGGGCCTTTCCAGGCCCAACTTTTGTCTCATGGCAACCTTCCCTGGCCAGATTCCTGCCTGTCTCCCAGCAGCCTAGACAGGCCCAGGTCTTGCCTCACACTGGCCTCTCTACATCCAGCTTATGCCTCAtggtggcctctccaggcccaactCCTGTCCCAGGACGTCATCTCCGGGCCCAAAACTTACTCAAGTCAGACTCTCTAG
- the LOC107973051 gene encoding putative uncharacterized protein FLJ46235, protein MVSHCGILRRSSCLSAASPGPAPPASQRPLSAQPSSCLLAAFPSPAFDFRWPLQASTRPSLLPPEGLHRPSLCLTADSPRPASCRLTAASRVQSSCLSAASTGPAPACQWPLQAHGAHSSQRPFQAQFFPSGGLSGPRTSSRRPPQAQVVLESASPGPASQQVSKLFWLNSCPAPNRLCRPRTFSSQALRAHLLPPGGLYRPSTGWRTASAGPALASQGPLQGPWSSLVGASSCSHGGLWGPSPCLPPSSPRAAQLLPHGGLLMPNSCLWHPAQRREPLPHTGPSHVERGQREPLASHRPLPRGQRSA, encoded by the coding sequence atggtgtctcactgtggcaTCCTCAGGCGAAGCTCCTGCCTttcggcagcctctccaggcccagctcctcctgcctcccagcggCCTCTTtcggcccagcccagctcatgccTCCTGGCGGCCTTCCCAAGCCCCGCTTTTGACTTTCGGTGGCCTCTGCAGGCCTCGACAaggcccagcctcctgcctcccgaAGGCCTGcacaggcccagcctctgcctcacagcggactctccacgcccagctagctgtcgcctcactgcggcctcccgagtccaaagctcctgcctctcgGCCGCTTCGACAGGCCCAGCTCCCGCCTGCCagtggcctcttcaggcccatggggctcattcctcacaacggccttTCCAGGCCCAGTTTTTCCCTTCCGGCGGCCTCTCCGGGCCCAGAACCTCCTCCCGGCGACCGCCGCAGGCCCAAGTTGTCCTGGAGTCGGCCTCTCCCGGCCCTGCCTCCCAGCAAGtaagcaagctcttttggctcaactcctgcccagctcccaaccgCCTTTGTAGGCCCCGAACTTTCTCCAGCCAAGCTCTGAGGgcccacctcctgcctcctggtGGCCTGTACAGGCCCAGCACTGGTTGGAgaacagcctctgcaggccccgcccttgcctcccaggggcctctccaggGGCCCTGGAGCTCCCTCGTGGGAGCCAGCTCTTGCTCCCACGGCGGCCTCTGGgggccaagtccctgcctgcctcccagcagcccccgtgcagcccagctcctccctcacggtggcctgttgatgcccaactcatgcctctggcaccctgcccagaggcgtgagcccctgcctcacaccggcccctcccacgtggagagaggtcagcgtgagccccttgcctcacaccggcccctcccacgcggacagaggtcagcgtga